From Cyanobacteria bacterium QS_8_64_29, the proteins below share one genomic window:
- a CDS encoding 5-(carboxyamino)imidazole ribonucleotide synthase — protein sequence MAVARVGILGGGQLARMLAAAAEPLGLEAIVQTASEADPAVATASDAILVPLSDAAATARLAERCDVLTFENESIDLALLQPLAQQGTCFRPSLASLEPLLDKYRQRCCLQALGLPTPRFAALTAGGDCEPDWGFPAVLKARRHGYDGYGTTIVADRSALEASWAQQGHPAMLLEEYVPYERELAIMAARNLSGEIAVFPLVETQQQDQVCHCAIVPAPVSEGIREQAEAMARTLLWQLQIVGTFGIEFFLRPSGELLVNEVAPRTHNSGHYSLDACDRSQFELQLRAIADWPLGQPQLRWPGAVMINLLGYEYAQDAYSEKRAQLAAVPQARVHWYGKQQSRPGRKLGHVTVPLESGELGEAQALGDRVAALWYP from the coding sequence ATGGCTGTAGCGCGCGTAGGCATCTTGGGCGGCGGGCAGTTGGCCCGCATGCTGGCAGCCGCCGCCGAGCCACTGGGGCTGGAAGCGATCGTGCAGACCGCCAGCGAGGCGGATCCGGCCGTTGCAACTGCCAGCGATGCCATCCTGGTGCCGCTGAGCGACGCAGCCGCGACAGCCCGGTTGGCCGAGCGCTGCGACGTGCTGACCTTCGAGAACGAGTCTATCGACCTGGCGCTGCTGCAGCCGCTGGCCCAGCAGGGCACTTGCTTTCGGCCCAGCCTGGCGAGTTTGGAGCCGCTGCTCGATAAATACCGGCAGCGCTGCTGCCTGCAGGCGCTGGGGTTGCCCACGCCGCGCTTCGCGGCGCTGACAGCGGGCGGCGATTGCGAGCCGGATTGGGGATTTCCGGCCGTTTTGAAAGCTCGGCGCCACGGTTATGACGGTTACGGCACCACCATCGTTGCCGACCGGTCTGCTCTGGAGGCCAGCTGGGCCCAACAGGGGCATCCCGCCATGCTACTGGAGGAGTACGTCCCCTACGAGCGCGAGCTGGCCATCATGGCAGCCCGCAACCTCAGCGGCGAAATCGCCGTTTTTCCGCTGGTGGAGACGCAGCAGCAAGACCAGGTGTGCCACTGCGCCATCGTGCCGGCCCCCGTTTCTGAAGGCATCCGAGAGCAGGCCGAGGCCATGGCGCGGACGTTGCTCTGGCAGCTGCAAATTGTTGGCACCTTCGGCATCGAGTTCTTTTTGCGACCGAGCGGGGAGCTGCTGGTCAATGAAGTGGCGCCGCGCACGCACAACTCCGGCCACTACAGCCTGGATGCCTGTGATCGCTCCCAGTTCGAGCTGCAGCTGCGCGCCATTGCCGACTGGCCGCTGGGGCAGCCGCAGCTGCGCTGGCCCGGCGCTGTCATGATCAATTTGTTGGGCTACGAGTACGCCCAAGATGCCTACAGCGAAAAGCGGGCGCAACTCGCCGCCGTTCCCCAGGCGCGCGTCCATTGGTACGGCAAGCAGCAATCGCGCCCCGGTCGCAAGCTCGGCCACGTCACGGTGCCGCTGGAGTCTGGCGAGCTGGGTGAGGCGCAGGCCCTCGGTGATCGCGTCGCTGCCCTTTGGTATCCGTAA